One genomic window of bacterium includes the following:
- a CDS encoding carboxymuconolactone decarboxylase family protein, translating into MDDKLYAAAQAKIREYRGSSAVLGQGPMAELAPEVDRMKDEFLWGLLWSDPSVDIRTRSLCTISALTVLGKEEQLKNHIGWALNVGVTKEQIVSIVSQMLIYGGLAGAHNAMRVAKEVFREKGLL; encoded by the coding sequence ATGGACGACAAGCTCTACGCGGCCGCGCAGGCGAAAATCAGGGAATACCGGGGTTCGTCGGCCGTTCTCGGCCAGGGGCCCATGGCGGAGCTTGCGCCGGAAGTGGACCGCATGAAAGACGAGTTCCTCTGGGGACTTCTGTGGAGCGACCCCTCCGTCGATATCCGGACCCGCAGCCTGTGCACGATCAGCGCTCTAACGGTGCTCGGGAAAGAAGAGCAGCTGAAGAACCACATAGGGTGGGCGCTGAACGTCGGCGTCACCAAGGAACAGATCGTCTCGATCGTCTCGCAGATGCTGATCTACGGCGGGCTTGCCGGGGCGCACAACGCCATGCGGGTGGCGAAAGAAGTGTTTCGGGAGAAGGGCCTGCTGTGA
- a CDS encoding alpha/beta hydrolase — MEPTKVHFYSGGHRLTGFWYPPKACGGRVPGIVCCHGFSGMIEVQMVGIPEALSEAGYGALTFYCRGIGESEGPRGRVIPWEQVEDIRNAVTYLQTREEINLKSIGAFGSAWGCSTAVAAAATDPRIKCLVGTVGIGDCERWLKGERSRWEWAKFLKRLEEDRRNRVLTGTSAVVHPNEIHVPDRAASEARDRQWNAFIKKSGYEGYPLETAEAVIEFKPEMHVHRIAPRVVLFIHMGDDVTVPPEESRSLYERAGEPKKLVIMEGRSHYDTFQFTNPKVFGEIMSIALAWFDEHLTP; from the coding sequence ATGGAGCCAACCAAAGTACATTTCTACAGCGGCGGGCACCGGCTGACCGGCTTTTGGTACCCGCCGAAGGCGTGCGGCGGCCGGGTTCCAGGGATCGTCTGCTGCCACGGATTCTCGGGGATGATCGAGGTCCAAATGGTCGGCATTCCCGAGGCACTGAGCGAAGCCGGCTATGGCGCGCTTACGTTCTATTGCCGCGGTATCGGTGAGAGCGAAGGCCCCCGGGGCCGCGTCATCCCGTGGGAGCAGGTCGAGGATATCCGCAACGCCGTCACCTATCTTCAGACGCGGGAGGAGATCAACCTCAAGAGCATCGGGGCGTTCGGCAGCGCCTGGGGGTGCAGCACGGCCGTGGCCGCGGCCGCGACCGACCCCAGAATCAAATGTCTCGTGGGGACCGTCGGCATCGGAGACTGCGAGCGCTGGCTCAAGGGCGAACGGTCGCGATGGGAATGGGCGAAATTCTTGAAGCGGCTCGAAGAAGACCGGCGGAACCGGGTGCTCACCGGTACGTCGGCCGTCGTGCATCCCAACGAGATTCACGTTCCCGATCGCGCCGCGTCGGAAGCGAGGGACCGCCAGTGGAACGCCTTCATCAAGAAATCCGGATACGAGGGGTATCCGTTGGAGACTGCCGAGGCGGTCATCGAGTTCAAGCCCGAGATGCACGTCCACCGCATCGCCCCGCGGGTGGTTCTCTTCATCCACATGGGCGATGACGTGACCGTCCCTCCGGAAGAGTCCCGGAGTCTGTATGAGAGGGCCGGCGAGCCCAAGAAGCTCGTGATCATGGAAGGCCGTTCCCACTACGATACGTTCCAGTTCACGAATCCCAAGGTTTTCGGCGAGATCATGTCCATTGCACTGGCGTGGTTTGACGAACACCTCACGCCGTGA
- a CDS encoding transposase, with protein MAEVFGPETPVQRCQYHKRENVVTYLPKNQQELWRGKLAHAYTQPTYETMKAALDDLRADLRRLNESAVRSLDEGLEETLTLHRLGVGSILRQTLATTNMLESVFSGVEQRTGKVDRWRNSNQKQRWLAAALLDIEPRLRRVRGYRALPQLREALQKQRGTANGERRRAVAS; from the coding sequence GTGGCCGAGGTGTTCGGGCCGGAGACGCCCGTCCAGCGATGCCAGTACCATAAGCGCGAGAACGTGGTGACGTATCTCCCCAAGAACCAGCAAGAGCTGTGGCGCGGCAAGCTGGCGCATGCGTATACCCAACCGACCTATGAGACGATGAAAGCCGCCCTCGATGATCTCCGCGCGGATCTTCGCCGGCTGAACGAGTCGGCGGTGCGGAGTCTCGACGAAGGGTTGGAAGAGACCCTGACCCTGCACCGGCTCGGCGTAGGGTCGATCCTCCGGCAGACGCTCGCGACGACCAACATGCTGGAGTCGGTCTTCAGTGGCGTCGAGCAGCGGACGGGGAAAGTCGATCGGTGGCGGAACAGCAATCAAAAGCAGCGGTGGCTGGCCGCGGCATTGCTGGACATTGAACCGCGGCTCCGCCGCGTACGAGGCTATCGCGCCCTACCGCAGTTGCGCGAGGCGCTTCAGAAACAGCGTGGCACGGCGAACGGTGAACGTCGACGAGCCGTCGCCAGCTGA
- a CDS encoding extracellular solute-binding protein, translated as MDNRFTRRAVIRALGGLAAAAGATGLNRLGARAAEPIRFKIFTYQVQTVQGFLSQFEASNPGMKVDLEVIPGAQYVAKIQLMQSSRTPFDALYVFDHVLSKWAPWLEPLDGYPGAEALKRNMIPIARQSMTYKGKLYGLPYYTSYFGILYDDQMLKAAGFGGPPGTYDEWSRQARSIKKAGLSKAPMIWPVKWSGWGGMWVMNAMVASRNGKVLDESLNVTPAALDSLKWWAGTYKEGLSDPNGIELDPNTSAQAFMGGGYATMLSANFYAGAQWTNDPTNSKVAGHTKLGPMPESHKTVGFARLYGINSASSQKQDAWRLVKFLGGTDAKGDYVTPKQWLLKGALTWGYRGIEKDPEVAASIRSWGGNPTLIAANLENAVHMSGVVPFQALWYAEWELYATGVLQEVLSGRTSPESGAQLWTKKARELAARYK; from the coding sequence ATGGATAACCGGTTCACAAGAAGGGCCGTCATTCGCGCGCTCGGCGGGTTAGCCGCCGCCGCGGGGGCCACCGGGCTCAATCGCCTCGGCGCACGAGCGGCCGAGCCGATCCGGTTCAAGATCTTCACCTACCAGGTCCAGACTGTCCAAGGGTTTCTGTCCCAGTTCGAAGCCAGCAATCCTGGGATGAAGGTCGACCTGGAAGTCATTCCGGGCGCACAGTACGTCGCGAAGATTCAACTGATGCAGAGTTCACGGACACCTTTCGATGCGCTCTACGTGTTCGATCACGTGCTCTCGAAATGGGCCCCCTGGCTCGAGCCTCTGGACGGCTATCCCGGAGCCGAGGCGTTGAAGCGAAACATGATACCCATCGCCCGTCAGTCGATGACGTACAAAGGCAAGTTGTACGGTTTGCCCTACTATACGTCGTACTTCGGGATTCTCTACGACGATCAGATGTTGAAGGCTGCCGGCTTCGGGGGACCGCCTGGAACGTACGATGAGTGGAGCCGTCAGGCGCGGAGCATCAAGAAAGCAGGATTGAGCAAAGCGCCCATGATTTGGCCCGTCAAGTGGTCGGGCTGGGGCGGCATGTGGGTCATGAACGCCATGGTGGCGTCACGAAACGGCAAGGTCCTGGACGAAAGTTTAAACGTCACGCCTGCCGCGCTGGATTCGTTGAAGTGGTGGGCCGGGACATACAAGGAGGGACTGTCCGACCCCAACGGAATTGAGCTCGATCCAAACACTTCGGCGCAAGCGTTCATGGGCGGCGGCTATGCGACCATGCTCAGCGCAAACTTCTACGCCGGGGCCCAATGGACCAACGATCCGACGAATTCGAAGGTTGCCGGTCACACGAAGTTGGGCCCAATGCCGGAGTCACACAAGACCGTGGGCTTTGCACGGCTTTACGGAATAAATTCGGCAAGCTCCCAAAAGCAGGACGCCTGGCGGCTGGTCAAGTTCCTCGGTGGCACCGACGCGAAGGGCGACTATGTTACCCCAAAGCAATGGTTGCTGAAAGGCGCGCTTACCTGGGGATATCGCGGGATCGAGAAAGACCCCGAAGTTGCCGCGTCGATACGGTCCTGGGGGGGCAACCCTACCCTCATTGCCGCGAACCTTGAAAACGCCGTCCACATGAGCGGCGTTGTACCCTTTCAGGCGCTCTGGTATGCAGAGTGGGAGCTCTACGCGACCGGAGTCCTGCAGGAAGTGTTGAGTGGACGGACGTCGCCCGAAAGCGGGGCGCAACTCTGGACGAAGAAGGCCAGAGAATTGGCCGCGCGATACAAGTAG